The Rhodococcus triatomae genome includes a window with the following:
- a CDS encoding NADH-quinone oxidoreductase subunit M, producing MTNFPWLTVAWLLPLVGAVVVLLIPGRAPGAARAVALGTSLAVLGVSVVLAVRFDPAGAQYQYVESHSWIPAFGARYALGLDGIALALILLTTVLVPLLLIAAWNDVAPTGSRSADADAPSRRVHTYLALFLLVEAMVIVSFTALDILLFYILFEAMLVPMYFLIGGFGGPGRSAAATKFLLYNLVGGLVMLAAVIGLYVVTAAGDGPFTAGTFDLREIVAAVSSGALEIDPAVGKALFLGFMFAFAVKAPLWPLHTWLPGAATSATPASAVLMMAVVDKVGTFAMLRYALQLFPDAAAYFTPLILTLAVISIVYGALVAIAQTDVMRLIAYTSISHFGFIVLGIFAMTSQAQAGATLYMVNHGISTAALFLVAGFLVSRRGTRAIADYGGVQRVAPVLAGSFLVAGLATLSLPGLAPFVSEFLVLIGTFTRYPVAAVLASSALVLAAVYILWTYQRMMTGPVRDANARIPDLGRRELVVVAPLLVLLVVLGVYPKPALDTITPAVTHTLTTIDRPDPVPAVAEQDGGTHR from the coding sequence GTGACGAACTTTCCGTGGCTGACCGTCGCCTGGCTGCTGCCGCTCGTCGGCGCCGTCGTCGTCCTGCTGATCCCGGGCCGGGCGCCCGGGGCCGCCCGCGCGGTGGCGCTCGGCACCTCGCTGGCGGTCCTCGGAGTGTCCGTCGTCCTGGCCGTCCGGTTCGACCCGGCCGGTGCGCAATACCAGTACGTCGAATCCCACTCGTGGATACCGGCGTTCGGTGCCCGCTACGCCCTCGGACTCGACGGCATCGCGCTGGCCCTGATCCTGTTGACCACGGTGCTCGTGCCGTTGCTACTCATCGCCGCCTGGAACGACGTCGCCCCCACCGGCTCGCGCTCTGCCGACGCCGATGCACCGTCCCGGCGCGTGCACACGTACCTCGCGCTGTTCCTCCTCGTCGAGGCGATGGTCATCGTCTCGTTCACCGCCCTCGACATCCTGCTGTTCTACATCCTGTTCGAGGCCATGCTCGTCCCGATGTACTTCCTCATCGGCGGGTTCGGCGGCCCGGGTAGATCGGCGGCCGCCACCAAGTTCCTGCTGTACAACCTCGTCGGCGGGCTGGTCATGCTCGCCGCCGTGATCGGCCTGTACGTGGTGACCGCGGCCGGAGACGGCCCGTTCACGGCCGGCACCTTCGATCTCCGCGAGATCGTCGCCGCCGTCTCGTCCGGCGCCCTCGAGATCGACCCGGCCGTGGGCAAGGCCCTGTTCCTCGGCTTCATGTTCGCGTTCGCGGTGAAGGCACCGCTGTGGCCACTGCACACGTGGCTGCCGGGCGCGGCCACGTCGGCGACACCGGCGAGTGCCGTCCTGATGATGGCCGTGGTGGACAAGGTCGGCACGTTCGCGATGCTGCGGTACGCGCTGCAACTGTTCCCCGACGCCGCCGCGTACTTCACCCCGCTGATCCTCACCCTCGCCGTGATCAGCATCGTCTACGGCGCACTCGTCGCCATCGCGCAGACGGACGTCATGCGGCTCATCGCGTACACCTCGATCTCGCATTTCGGGTTCATCGTCCTCGGCATCTTCGCCATGACGTCGCAGGCCCAGGCCGGAGCCACGTTGTACATGGTCAACCACGGGATCTCCACGGCGGCACTGTTCCTCGTTGCCGGATTCCTCGTCTCCCGGCGCGGCACCCGGGCCATCGCCGACTACGGCGGGGTGCAGCGGGTGGCCCCGGTCCTCGCGGGCTCGTTCCTCGTCGCCGGTCTCGCGACGCTGTCACTGCCCGGCCTGGCCCCGTTCGTCAGCGAGTTCCTGGTGTTGATCGGGACGTTCACCCGCTACCCGGTGGCCGCCGTGCTCGCGAGCAGTGCGCTGGTGCTCGCCGCCGTCTACATCCTCTGGACGTATCAGCGGATGATGACCGGACCGGTCCGTGACGCGAACGCGCGGATACCCGATCTGGGGCGCCGGGAGCTGGTGGTCGTCGCCCCGCTGCTGGTGCTGTTGGTGGTGCTCGGCGTGTATCCGAAGCCCGCGCTCGACACCATCACCCCCGCGGTGACGCACACTCTCACCACGATCGATCGCCCCGACCCGGTCCCGGCCGTGGCGGAGCAGGACGGAGGCACGCACCGGTGA
- the nuoN gene encoding NADH-quinone oxidoreductase subunit NuoN: protein MLIVFGVAVAGVLVEAFVPRGGRFPTQLVLTIGGLVAAFGAVLALSGTRDTAVAGSVVVDGPTLFLQGAILLLSLLSVLLVAGRTSGRVSTAGAFTPQAAAIPGTVAEKEATRAGVVQTEVFPLLMFAVGGMLLFPASGDLLTMFVALEVLSLPLYLLCGLARRRRLLSQEAALKYFLLGAFSSALFLYGVALLYGYAGTVSLTGIADAIAADAGDETMVLIGIALVTVGLLFKVGAVPFHSWVPDVYQGAPTPITAFMAATTKVAAFGATLRLFYVALPELDWDWQPVLWAVAIASMLLGAILAVTQTDVKRMLAYSSVSHAGFILTGLVAADGPGLSSTLFYLATYGFTALGAFAVVGLVRGRDGESNHLARWAGLARQSPLAAGVFSLFLLSMAGIPLTSGFVAKFAVFQAAAGAGAGLLVVVGVLASAIAAVFYVRVIVLMYFSPPPDSPPDVVPPGPFTTTVLATCAAVTVVFGIVPQPLLDLANQAAVFLH from the coding sequence ATGCTCATCGTGTTCGGTGTGGCCGTGGCCGGTGTGCTCGTGGAGGCCTTCGTGCCCCGGGGCGGCCGGTTCCCGACCCAGCTCGTCCTGACGATCGGCGGGCTGGTCGCCGCGTTCGGCGCGGTCCTGGCCCTGTCCGGAACCCGCGACACGGCTGTCGCCGGGTCCGTCGTCGTCGACGGGCCCACCCTGTTCCTCCAGGGCGCCATCCTGCTGTTGTCACTGCTGTCGGTGCTGCTCGTCGCGGGACGCACCTCCGGGCGGGTCAGCACCGCGGGAGCGTTCACGCCGCAGGCGGCCGCCATTCCCGGCACGGTCGCGGAGAAGGAGGCCACCCGCGCCGGGGTAGTGCAGACCGAGGTCTTCCCCCTGCTCATGTTCGCGGTGGGCGGGATGCTGCTGTTCCCGGCCTCGGGTGATCTGCTCACGATGTTCGTCGCCCTCGAGGTGCTGTCGCTGCCGCTGTACCTGCTGTGCGGATTGGCCCGCCGACGGCGACTGCTCTCCCAGGAGGCCGCACTCAAGTACTTCCTCCTCGGCGCCTTCTCGTCGGCGCTGTTCCTCTACGGCGTCGCCCTGCTGTACGGCTACGCGGGGACGGTGTCGCTCACCGGGATCGCCGACGCGATCGCGGCGGACGCCGGTGACGAGACGATGGTGCTCATCGGCATCGCACTGGTCACGGTGGGGCTGCTGTTCAAGGTCGGCGCCGTCCCGTTCCACTCCTGGGTCCCGGACGTCTACCAGGGTGCGCCCACCCCGATCACCGCGTTCATGGCGGCGACGACGAAGGTCGCCGCCTTCGGCGCCACCCTGCGCCTGTTCTATGTGGCCCTGCCCGAACTGGATTGGGACTGGCAGCCGGTGCTGTGGGCCGTCGCGATCGCCAGCATGCTGCTCGGCGCGATCCTCGCCGTCACCCAGACCGACGTCAAACGCATGCTCGCGTACTCGTCCGTGTCGCACGCCGGATTCATCCTCACCGGCCTGGTGGCCGCGGACGGCCCGGGCCTGTCGTCGACGCTGTTCTATCTCGCGACCTACGGTTTCACCGCACTCGGCGCGTTCGCCGTCGTCGGCCTCGTGCGCGGGCGGGACGGCGAATCGAACCACCTGGCCCGGTGGGCCGGGCTGGCTCGGCAATCACCCCTTGCCGCGGGCGTGTTCTCCCTGTTCCTGCTGTCGATGGCCGGGATCCCCCTCACGAGCGGATTCGTCGCGAAATTCGCAGTGTTCCAGGCAGCGGCGGGCGCGGGCGCGGGCCTGCTCGTCGTGGTCGGTGTCCTCGCCAGCGCGATCGCGGCGGTGTTCTACGTGCGGGTGATCGTGCTCATGTACTTCTCGCCGCCGCCGGACTCGCCGCCGGACGTCGTCCCCCCCGGCCCGTTCACCACGACCGTGCTCGCGACCTGCGCCGCGGTGACCGTGGTGTTCGGGATCGTGCCGCAACCGCTGCTGGACCTGGCGAACCAGGCGGCCGTCTTCCTGCACTGA
- a CDS encoding MerR family transcriptional regulator, with protein sequence MDGIKVGALAEQSGLTVRTLHHYDQVGLVSPSARTSAGHRLYVDADVDRLYRVVVLRQLGLSIPVVKDLLAGSLTLREVLHRQRAYLTHRIGELTRLETRVAGLLAESDGPRSTDLLEVVRKVTTMDAMMSKYFDDNQMSQLDRRRAAIGDDAIRKVEQAWPGLIARVDAAVAEGLDPASAQARQLADEWAGLLEGFHGGDEGLRDSLFRMYEENSAQIEEQSGGPSAAALQFITAVEEARGDES encoded by the coding sequence ATGGACGGCATAAAGGTGGGTGCGCTCGCGGAGCAGTCCGGTCTCACCGTGCGCACCCTGCACCACTACGACCAGGTGGGTCTGGTCAGCCCGTCCGCACGCACGTCGGCCGGCCACCGGCTGTACGTCGATGCGGATGTGGACCGGCTGTATCGGGTGGTGGTGCTGCGGCAGTTGGGACTGTCGATCCCCGTCGTCAAGGATCTGCTCGCCGGTTCGCTGACGCTGCGGGAAGTTCTGCACCGGCAGCGGGCCTACCTGACCCACCGGATCGGCGAACTGACCCGGCTCGAGACACGGGTCGCCGGTCTCCTCGCCGAGTCCGACGGACCCCGATCGACGGACCTTCTCGAGGTAGTGAGAAAGGTGACGACCATGGACGCCATGATGTCGAAGTACTTCGACGACAACCAGATGTCCCAACTCGACCGACGTCGGGCCGCGATCGGCGACGACGCGATCCGCAAGGTCGAGCAGGCCTGGCCGGGCCTGATCGCGCGAGTCGACGCCGCGGTGGCAGAAGGGCTCGATCCCGCGTCCGCACAGGCACGACAGCTGGCGGACGAGTGGGCCGGACTGCTCGAAGGGTTCCACGGCGGGGACGAGGGCCTGCGGGACTCACTGTTCCGGATGTACGAGGAGAACTCCGCGCAGATCGAGGAGCAGAGCGGCGGACCCTCGGCCGCGGCGCTACAGTTCATCACCGCCGTGGAGGAAGCGCGCGGCGACGAGAGCTGA
- a CDS encoding class I SAM-dependent methyltransferase: MSTFDDGVRAAAAPYSEWFLKVYDLWVVHLSNSWAWRCHRRNFLDLYAAHLGARHLEVGPGSGWALAHSDLPAGTEVTLLDLNPNSLAHTRRRIDERAAVATIRHDVFAALPDGTGPFDSVAIHYVLHCLPGAWPTKSGALANLAAALDENGTLFGSTVLGVGPRRNPFAWALTEAYNRVGAFHNRTDDLPGLEAALSASFHSVQVWVVGNVALFVAREPRR; this comes from the coding sequence ATGTCGACGTTCGACGACGGGGTACGAGCCGCTGCGGCACCGTACTCGGAGTGGTTCCTGAAGGTGTACGACCTGTGGGTGGTGCACCTGTCGAACTCGTGGGCATGGCGGTGCCATCGCCGGAACTTCCTCGACCTCTACGCGGCGCACCTGGGCGCACGTCACCTCGAGGTCGGCCCGGGGTCGGGGTGGGCACTCGCCCACTCCGATCTCCCGGCCGGCACCGAGGTGACGTTGCTCGATCTCAACCCGAACTCCCTGGCGCACACCCGGCGCCGGATCGACGAGCGGGCAGCCGTGGCGACGATTCGCCACGACGTCTTCGCGGCACTGCCGGACGGCACCGGCCCGTTCGACTCTGTCGCGATCCACTACGTCCTGCACTGCCTCCCCGGCGCCTGGCCCACGAAGTCCGGGGCCTTGGCGAATCTCGCTGCGGCGCTGGACGAGAACGGAACGCTGTTCGGTTCCACCGTGCTGGGCGTGGGTCCGCGGCGTAATCCCTTCGCCTGGGCTCTCACCGAGGCCTACAACCGCGTCGGTGCGTTCCACAACCGGACCGACGACCTCCCCGGCCTCGAGGCGGCGCTGTCCGCGTCGTTCCACTCGGTGCAGGTGTGGGTCGTCGGCAACGTCGCCCTGTTCGTGGCGCGCGAACCCCGTCGGTGA
- a CDS encoding BCCT family transporter: protein MIRNAWRELHKPVFLWSSAIIFGLIAFSVVYAGTAADAFDELNQLITDGVGWWYIFAATGFVVFSLYCGLSRVGTIRLGRDDEEPEFGVLSWFAMLFSAGMGIGLVFYGVAEPLSHYVTPPEAGGVAGSTDAAANQSMELTLYHWGLHAWAIYVVVGLGLAYMTFRKGRPLSVRWLLEPLLGRQRIEGWIGNAIDIVAIVGTLFGVATSLGFGIQQISAGLSFLGWVETNNWITILLITGITALAIYSVVSGVSRGLRWLSNINMTLAAILAGFVLVLGSTLFLVQSWVQNLGNYVQALPELMLRTSPFSDDGWAGAWTIFYWGWWMSWAPFVGMFIARISRGRTIRQFVFGVLLAPTIVGTVWFTVFGDSAILRQREEGNMLDETGAVDTNTSLFQLLDGFPLATATSVLAIIVIIFFFVTSSDSGSLVIDMLATGGKIETAKVTRVYWSVLEGVAAAILLIIGGSGSLTALQTMSIATAVPFSVIMVLACFSMLKAFHYDLAVTPRYVRVSTGGGETGQSATVVAGTQPRRRPVGRGMSATLAGLPTTVPEEPVTDNANAPVVLTVHDLPQRSVSVDPDTGSVSVDDAAHPKDPLGGEVFDTPEFEQSAEGSGNGSTQTETPSEDERPSS from the coding sequence TTGATCCGCAACGCATGGCGCGAACTGCACAAACCGGTGTTCCTGTGGTCATCGGCCATCATCTTCGGGCTCATCGCGTTCTCGGTTGTGTACGCGGGCACCGCGGCCGACGCCTTCGACGAGCTGAACCAGCTCATCACCGACGGAGTCGGCTGGTGGTACATCTTCGCCGCCACCGGATTCGTGGTGTTCTCCCTGTACTGCGGGCTGAGCCGCGTCGGCACCATCCGGCTCGGCCGTGACGACGAGGAACCCGAGTTCGGCGTCCTCTCGTGGTTCGCGATGCTGTTCTCCGCCGGGATGGGCATCGGCCTGGTGTTCTACGGCGTCGCCGAACCGCTCTCGCACTACGTCACCCCGCCGGAGGCCGGCGGCGTCGCCGGATCGACCGACGCGGCCGCGAACCAGTCGATGGAGCTCACGCTCTACCACTGGGGCCTGCACGCCTGGGCGATCTACGTCGTGGTGGGCCTCGGCCTCGCGTACATGACGTTCCGTAAGGGTCGTCCGCTGTCCGTCCGGTGGCTGCTCGAGCCGCTGCTGGGTCGGCAGCGCATCGAGGGCTGGATCGGCAACGCGATCGACATCGTCGCCATCGTCGGCACCCTGTTCGGTGTCGCCACCTCCCTCGGCTTCGGGATCCAGCAGATCTCCGCGGGCCTGAGCTTCCTGGGCTGGGTCGAGACGAACAACTGGATCACCATCCTCCTCATCACCGGGATCACCGCGCTCGCGATCTACTCCGTGGTCTCCGGCGTCAGCCGTGGCCTCCGCTGGCTGTCGAACATCAACATGACCCTGGCCGCCATTCTCGCGGGATTCGTGCTGGTCCTCGGATCCACCCTGTTCCTGGTGCAGTCCTGGGTGCAGAACCTCGGCAACTACGTCCAGGCGCTTCCCGAGCTCATGCTCCGCACCTCGCCCTTCTCCGACGACGGCTGGGCCGGTGCGTGGACGATCTTCTACTGGGGCTGGTGGATGAGCTGGGCGCCCTTCGTGGGCATGTTCATCGCGCGAATCTCCCGCGGGCGCACCATCCGTCAGTTCGTGTTCGGCGTGCTCCTCGCCCCGACCATCGTGGGCACCGTCTGGTTCACGGTGTTCGGTGACTCGGCGATCCTGCGGCAGCGGGAGGAGGGGAACATGCTCGACGAGACCGGTGCCGTGGACACGAACACGTCGCTGTTCCAACTCCTCGACGGATTCCCCCTCGCGACGGCCACGAGCGTGCTGGCGATCATCGTGATCATCTTCTTCTTCGTCACCTCGTCGGACTCGGGCTCGCTGGTCATCGACATGCTCGCCACCGGCGGCAAGATCGAGACCGCGAAGGTGACCAGGGTGTACTGGTCGGTGCTCGAGGGTGTGGCCGCCGCGATCCTGCTGATCATCGGCGGCAGCGGATCGCTGACGGCGCTCCAGACGATGTCGATAGCCACGGCGGTGCCGTTCTCGGTAATCATGGTGCTGGCGTGTTTCTCGATGCTCAAGGCGTTCCACTACGACCTCGCGGTCACCCCGCGGTACGTGCGCGTCAGCACCGGCGGCGGGGAGACCGGACAGTCCGCCACCGTCGTCGCGGGTACGCAGCCACGCCGCAGGCCGGTGGGCCGCGGTATGTCCGCGACCCTGGCAGGTCTGCCGACGACGGTCCCCGAGGAACCGGTCACCGACAATGCCAACGCACCGGTCGTCCTCACCGTGCACGATCTACCGCAGCGTTCGGTCAGTGTCGATCCGGACACCGGGTCGGTCTCGGTCGACGATGCTGCCCACCCGAAGGACCCGCTGGGCGGGGAGGTCTTCGACACTCCCGAGTTCGAGCAGTCGGCCGAGGGCAGTGGCAACGGATCCACCCAGACGGAGACACCGAGCGAGGACGAGCGCCCGAGCAGCTGA
- a CDS encoding PaaI family thioesterase has product MHSLAQHWIENVVLQAPAARALGITVRSSALDRVTLGMPFSDEQTTTPGVLHGGVVATLVDTAGAAASASGVSPEDGASGGATVNLTVNYLAPAGTDLAAVGTVVHRTRSSTLTEVRVEDAAGRLVATGQVTSRIFR; this is encoded by the coding sequence ATGCACTCTCTCGCACAGCACTGGATCGAGAACGTGGTTCTGCAGGCCCCCGCCGCGCGGGCCCTCGGGATCACCGTGCGGTCGTCGGCCCTCGATCGGGTCACTCTCGGGATGCCCTTCTCGGACGAGCAGACGACCACTCCCGGTGTGCTCCACGGCGGTGTCGTCGCGACACTCGTCGACACCGCCGGTGCCGCGGCGTCGGCGTCCGGAGTGTCACCCGAGGACGGCGCGTCCGGCGGCGCCACCGTCAATCTCACGGTGAACTACCTGGCCCCCGCCGGCACCGACCTCGCCGCGGTGGGCACCGTCGTGCACCGGACCCGCTCGTCCACGCTCACCGAGGTGCGGGTCGAGGATGCCGCAGGGCGGCTCGTCGCCACCGGGCAGGTCACCAGCCGCATCTTCCGGTGA